One genomic window of Parasteatoda tepidariorum isolate YZ-2023 chromosome 9, CAS_Ptep_4.0, whole genome shotgun sequence includes the following:
- the LOC122268347 gene encoding probable G-protein coupled receptor Mth-like 10 — MELYFYVIAFTLSVRTYGNPLLTISNSSMEQTQPIFSYENTATSNFDSKYAHPSSPNLDSDRTNSSVSDSDSKEAIIFTSNLVSNSANTSTSKTSAKYIAPASNLDSQKHCARVILDIRNVEFLANGNMFIPSYNTTIHPSKMHIIQNDRRICFYPTEQLKKELFKHCGTFEYNADEFKHLPNGSVILFDVLLEDEIYEVNKAGKLVLCSMDYSDIDEDEFNNLLPKPMDDTNKAAMYIGNIGSAISILALLIHVVTFCLVPSLRNLPGYNLASLGVAFLMAYSFTLIGQIPQVLGKSCILAAILQQYFFLVAFFWMNVMAFDVWKTLRMATERLMVSTQSARRRQFLWYSSYAWLVPLCIVSVCVGLDNSKNVSETIKPLYGKNGLCWFTNDVAKGIFFSLPAFVLFLSNAVFFVLSAFILKNNTMKQNVESDQRQTAQLNLVLYIRLAVMMGITWLIGAIGIIFSYSEAEWLRVAKLDTVVWFLFDILNSLQGLFVFLLFTCSKKVFKHIQDRMSMSTLKTEIEKYMLGDSTKCIQDSTKFESK; from the coding sequence atggagctatatttttatgttattgcaTTTACACTATCGGTGAGAACTTACGGAAATCCACTTCTTACTATTTCCAATTCTTCAATGGAACAAACTCAGCCAATTTTCAGTTACGAAAATACTGCCACGTCTAATTTTGATTCTAAGTATGCACATCCTTCTTCACCCAATTTAGATTCTGATCGCACAAATTCTTCTGTATCCGATTCAGATTCAAAGGaggcaataatttttacatctaATTTAGTTTCCAATTCCGCAAATACTTCGACATCTAAGACATCTGCCAAGTATATTGCACCTGCATCTAATCTAGATTCCCAAAAGCATTGTGCTAGAGTGATTCTTGACATTAGAAACGTCGAATTCTTGGCAAACGGCAACATGTTCATTCCTTCTTACAATACTACTATCCATCCTTCCAAAATGCATATCATTCAAAATGATAGAAGGATATGTTTTTATCCCACTGAACAATTGAAGAaggaactttttaaacattgtgGGACATTCGAATACAATGCTGATGAGTTTAAACATCTTCCGAATGGTTCTGTCATTCTTTTTGACGTTTTACTCGAAGATGAAATATATGAGGTCAACAAAGCGGGAAAACTAGTTCTGTGTTCCATGGATTATTCTGATATAGATGAAGACGAGTTCAACAATCTTTTACCTAAACCTATGGATGATACCAACAAAGCTGCTATGTACATAGGCAATATCGGAAGTGCTATTTCGATACTTGCATTGCTGATACATGTTGTAACTTTTTGCCTGGTGCCATCTTTAAGAAACTTACCTGGATATAATCTGGCCTCTCTAGGTGTTGCTTTCTTAATGGCATATTCTTTTACCTTAATAGGACAAATACCACAAGTGCTTGGAAAGTCTTGCATCTTGGCTGCAATATTGCAGCAATATTTCTTTCTTGTAGCCTTCTTTTGGATGAATGTCATGGCTTTTGATGTGTGGAAGACACTAAGAATGGCAACTGAGAGGTTAATGGTTAGTACTCAAAGTGCACGACGTCGCCAGTTTCTTTGGTATTCCTCTTACGCCTGGTTGGTGCCCTTGTGCATCGTCTCAGTATGTGTTGGCTTGGACAACTCTAAAAATGTATCAGAAACGATCAAACCGTTATATGGAAAGAACGGTTTGTGCTGGTTCACGAACGATGTCGCCAAAGGAATCTTTTTTTCACTTCCCGcatttgttctatttttgaGCAATGCTGTCTTCTTTGTTTTGAGTgcttttatactaaaaaataatacaatgaaacaaaatgtgGAAAGCGACCAACGCCAAACGGCACAACTGAACCTTGTATTGTACATACGATTGGCTGTAATGATGGGTATTACATGGCTCATTGGCGCAATtggcattattttttcatatagtGAAGCTGAATGGCTGCGAGTAGCAAAGCTGGACACCGTTGTATGGTTTCTGTTCGATATACTCAATTCATTGCAAggtctttttgtatttttgctttTCACGTGCTCCAAAAAAGTGTTCAAGCATATTCAAGACCGAATGAGCATGAGCACTCTGAAGACTGAAATTGAGAAATATATGTTAGGTGATTCAACTAAATGCATACAGGATTCAACTAAGTTCGAATCAAAATAa